From Bacillus basilensis, a single genomic window includes:
- a CDS encoding VanZ family protein, with the protein MNRKWLFWIPVLLWMGLIFYSSAQPYKKQDMRSDIEQYVNVEFVKEHFSWVSIDYGGGTPVSIANKGVGGFIEFFLRKGAHFMVFFMLGSLTYYAFHRLGYSRKRCFIYALLFVAGYATFDEIHQWTTGDRTPMWQDSLLDTCGGLTGIIISNWFWNRKRS; encoded by the coding sequence ATGAATCGTAAATGGTTATTTTGGATTCCTGTTTTACTATGGATGGGGTTGATTTTCTATTCCTCGGCACAACCATATAAAAAGCAGGATATGCGTTCGGATATTGAACAATATGTAAATGTGGAGTTTGTGAAAGAGCATTTTTCATGGGTATCTATCGATTACGGCGGTGGTACACCTGTTAGCATTGCAAATAAAGGTGTAGGCGGATTTATTGAGTTTTTCCTTCGTAAAGGTGCTCATTTTATGGTGTTCTTTATGCTTGGTTCATTGACGTATTATGCTTTTCATCGATTGGGTTATTCGAGAAAAAGGTGTTTTATATACGCTCTCCTTTTCGTTGCAGGATATGCAACATTTGATGAAATTCATCAATGGACTACGGGAGATCGTACACCGATGTGGCAAGATTCATTACTGGATACGTGCGGCGGATTAACAGGGATTATAATAAGTAATTGGTTTTGGAATAGAAAAAGGAGCTAA
- a CDS encoding DUF4359 domain-containing protein codes for MKKRYIVMALVVVLLVYLANSNPSKGEYTDWAAKQFMKRNDVSKKLDEVQKENEEGLLGDLASAGKKLAKKYVEPQVGLLIDHYTKRDDYIFFSTYKTEFDIGGEHYKYVCVGFSKIFIPIEMPKKKNESAK; via the coding sequence ATGAAGAAAAGGTATATTGTTATGGCTCTAGTTGTTGTTCTTCTAGTATATTTAGCAAATAGTAACCCGAGTAAAGGTGAATATACGGACTGGGCAGCGAAGCAGTTTATGAAACGTAATGATGTGAGTAAGAAGCTAGACGAAGTTCAAAAAGAAAATGAAGAGGGGCTTCTTGGCGATTTAGCATCGGCTGGTAAGAAGTTGGCGAAAAAATATGTTGAGCCGCAAGTTGGGTTATTAATCGATCATTATACGAAGCGAGATGATTATATATTCTTCTCAACTTATAAGACTGAATTTGATATAGGCGGAGAACACTATAAATATGTATGCGTCGGGTTTTCAAAAATCTTTATCCCAATTGAAATGCCGAAGAAAAAAAACGAATCTGCAAAATGA
- a CDS encoding DUF1659 domain-containing protein, with product MAVETIVMDLTLRLVLNNGVDKNGKTVFKNKQFKRVKTNANLEQVQNVARALASLQALPLHAVQLVSTSDLSSL from the coding sequence ATGGCAGTCGAAACAATCGTAATGGATTTAACTTTACGTCTTGTCTTAAACAATGGAGTAGATAAGAACGGAAAAACAGTTTTTAAGAACAAACAATTTAAGCGTGTAAAAACAAACGCAAACTTAGAGCAAGTACAAAACGTAGCACGTGCCCTTGCTTCCTTACAAGCATTACCACTTCACGCTGTACAACTTGTTAGCACATCAGATCTTTCTAGCCTATAA
- a CDS encoding DUF2922 domain-containing protein gives MQVLELIFAKEDGKTVVFSIENPITPVDAQVVNQVMDTILASSVFSSMNENTRKKGARLVERNVSEVPITL, from the coding sequence ATGCAAGTACTAGAATTAATTTTCGCGAAAGAAGATGGAAAAACCGTTGTTTTTTCTATCGAGAACCCCATCACACCCGTCGATGCACAAGTCGTAAATCAAGTAATGGATACCATCCTTGCCTCATCTGTATTTTCATCAATGAATGAAAATACCCGAAAAAAAGGCGCTCGTCTCGTAGAAAGGAATGTATCTGAAGTTCCCATTACGCTATAA